Proteins encoded within one genomic window of Halocatena marina:
- a CDS encoding AbrB/MazE/SpoVT family DNA-binding domain-containing protein, with the protein MVKVDSKGRIVLPQGIREDLGITPGTEVEIYEKDGKAIVEPEDDPEQIIERMEELIAGISADRQPIPYDELDPQSKDHVDTICRRQR; encoded by the coding sequence ATGGTAAAAGTGGACTCGAAAGGGCGAATCGTTCTCCCACAGGGGATACGGGAGGACCTCGGTATCACCCCCGGAACTGAAGTCGAAATCTATGAAAAAGACGGGAAAGCCATCGTTGAACCGGAAGACGACCCCGAACAAATTATCGAACGAATGGAAGAACTCATCGCGGGAATATCCGCTGACAGACAACCCATACCATACGACGAACTCGACCCGCAATCGAAAGACCACGTAGATACGATTTGCAGACGACAAAGATGA
- a CDS encoding phage portal protein: protein MSDNTEVVDEPEPETYELTAGQIEDMGARFAIMGALGQQFGGDRDLYDTFGWIKDPDIDDFYANYLRNPYARAVVDAPVATSWRGAPEIFDDAETDEQTEFESELETLVDEHRLWHYGERSDKLSGIGEYGILIIGFDDGASNFAEPVQQSNIDVGGLNWLRPLSQKSVKKIRFGEMGSGRWGRPIAYKIDLTDENDEEAVWVDDKERWIHWSRVAHMAEELLDDEVRGTPRQEPVLNPLTDIEKTLGSAAELAYRGADYGLHANVDPQYKLEDGGENLDAELFKFVHDLQPVIRTEGVDIEKLEGADIDPSPIINAEIEAISAQTGLPQSVLKGNETGERATTQDLKEWYGKISERREQFVTPTIVRQLIDRLVKFGVLPAPQGGQRAYTVEWPPLEEDSAQEIADVQVSRAEVIDYIANYVPSMDSGDIVEFVEEGDFPEIESEEVVTDVDESDPQVQQFMQQAFGPQEPQQNGEGQQPVEADD from the coding sequence ATGAGTGACAATACCGAGGTCGTCGACGAACCAGAACCGGAAACGTACGAGCTGACCGCTGGTCAGATCGAGGATATGGGGGCCCGGTTCGCGATCATGGGAGCGCTCGGGCAGCAGTTCGGTGGCGATCGCGACCTCTACGATACCTTCGGGTGGATCAAAGATCCCGACATCGACGACTTTTATGCCAACTATCTTAGGAACCCGTACGCCCGTGCCGTCGTCGATGCACCGGTCGCGACGTCATGGCGGGGCGCTCCGGAGATCTTCGATGATGCCGAGACCGACGAACAAACCGAATTCGAGAGCGAGCTCGAAACGCTCGTAGACGAGCATCGACTCTGGCACTATGGAGAGCGCTCCGACAAGCTCTCAGGGATCGGAGAGTACGGAATCCTCATCATCGGGTTTGATGACGGTGCTTCTAACTTTGCTGAACCGGTTCAACAGTCGAATATCGACGTCGGAGGGCTCAACTGGCTTCGTCCTCTGAGTCAGAAATCTGTAAAGAAAATCCGATTCGGCGAAATGGGATCGGGTCGGTGGGGACGTCCGATCGCCTATAAAATCGATCTAACAGATGAAAACGACGAGGAGGCGGTCTGGGTCGACGATAAGGAGCGCTGGATTCACTGGTCTCGGGTAGCTCATATGGCTGAGGAGCTCCTGGACGACGAAGTCCGAGGGACGCCCCGACAGGAGCCAGTTTTAAATCCGCTAACTGACATCGAAAAGACGCTCGGCAGCGCAGCGGAGCTCGCCTATCGCGGGGCGGACTACGGTCTCCATGCGAACGTCGATCCTCAATACAAGCTTGAAGACGGGGGCGAGAATCTCGATGCGGAGCTGTTCAAGTTCGTTCACGATCTACAGCCCGTTATCCGGACGGAAGGCGTCGACATCGAAAAGCTCGAAGGGGCGGACATCGATCCTTCGCCGATCATCAACGCCGAGATCGAGGCGATCAGCGCTCAGACCGGTCTCCCTCAGTCGGTGCTGAAAGGCAACGAGACTGGCGAGCGTGCCACAACGCAAGATCTCAAGGAGTGGTACGGGAAGATCTCCGAGCGTCGCGAGCAGTTCGTCACGCCTACGATCGTCCGCCAGCTCATCGATCGACTCGTGAAATTTGGGGTGTTGCCAGCACCGCAAGGGGGCCAGCGCGCCTACACGGTCGAGTGGCCTCCGCTCGAGGAGGACAGCGCTCAGGAGATCGCAGACGTGCAGGTCTCGCGAGCGGAGGTCATCGATTACATCGCAAACTACGTGCCCTCGATGGACTCCGGTGATATCGTCGAATTCGTCGAGGAGGGTGACTTTCCCGAGATTGAGTCGGAGGAGGTGGTCACGGATGTCGACGAGAGCGACCCACAAGTGCAGCAGTTTATGCAGCAGGCATTCGGGCCCCAGGAACCGCAACAGAACGGCGAAGGGCAGCAGCCGGTGGAGGCTGATGATTGA
- a CDS encoding helix-turn-helix transcriptional regulator, translating to MTSNDDVFRALADSTRRLILVELTDNSEQTLYELCTRLTMKHDVDMSRQGVSKHLDVLIEAGLVASTRRGKYKVLEFAGADQLKTVATWLDRLAENNTDTETEKR from the coding sequence ATGACCTCTAACGACGACGTGTTCCGGGCGCTCGCCGACAGTACCCGGCGGTTGATCTTGGTGGAGCTGACGGACAACAGTGAACAGACGCTTTACGAACTCTGTACGCGCCTGACCATGAAGCACGACGTCGATATGTCTCGGCAAGGAGTGAGCAAGCACCTCGACGTTCTCATTGAGGCCGGGCTGGTCGCCTCAACCCGGCGGGGCAAGTACAAGGTCCTGGAGTTCGCGGGCGCAGACCAGCTCAAGACGGTAGCAACCTGGCTGGACCGCCTGGCCGAGAACAACACAGACACGGAAACTGAGAAGAGATAA
- a CDS encoding VOC family protein, whose translation MEITVTSVPVDDQQKALEFYTNVLGFEKKTDEPVGEASWLTVVGPNSHDGVELLLEPTQNPIVAEELEAYREALVTNGIPWTTFGCEDVEAEYERLSEQGVEFTQEPMTAGGVTTAVFDDTCGNLIQIHQQ comes from the coding sequence ATGGAAATCACCGTAACAAGCGTACCCGTAGACGACCAGCAGAAGGCCTTGGAATTCTACACGAATGTCCTCGGCTTCGAAAAGAAGACCGACGAACCAGTAGGCGAGGCGAGCTGGCTGACCGTTGTCGGACCTAACTCGCACGATGGCGTTGAGCTGCTCCTAGAACCCACACAGAACCCGATAGTAGCAGAGGAGCTTGAGGCCTACCGCGAGGCACTCGTCACCAACGGCATACCCTGGACCACGTTCGGCTGTGAGGACGTAGAGGCCGAATACGAACGCCTGAGCGAGCAAGGCGTCGAGTTTACACAGGAACCGATGACCGCTGGGGGCGTCACGACGGCCGTCTTCGACGATACGTGCGGGAACCTTATCCAGATCCACCAGCAGTGA